Proteins from a genomic interval of Phalacrocorax aristotelis chromosome 3, bGulAri2.1, whole genome shotgun sequence:
- the AGT gene encoding angiotensinogen has protein sequence MNLAADLLRMLVCLTAVTCDRVYVHPFNLFSFDKSTCEELESLVQEGKKTFVPVSIESQTTPAYEDDLNDKDKLEAPSMSGSGGQKLSYLKDFVYVLGARFYGKLREVRRGENVLLSPTSLYGSLASFYLGASNQTAADLQGLLGFVPPSGNPDCTSRVDGHKVLSSLRTIESLIKSRDEELLFSKTLCLFSAPGVPLSQLFVQDLLPSADALYARAVDFTNPNEAAKQINAFVEAKSKGQSKCLLTDIDPSADLLFAVDVRLAVTIEQASRLKEPQEFWVDSHTKVSVPMLSVTGTFKYRTDASGSFSVVEVPISKTALLVLLQPVNGSDLEHVESELLLQSSAWLQPLSPREIKLTLPELTIEGSSDLQELLAEMGLPALLGKGADLSKISDANLTLGKVINKAFFKLTSDGTDQPEDPTAQKEDLVFLEVTLNKPFLLAVFEEKSRAMLFLGRVTNPLHGL, from the exons ATGAACCTGGCAGCGGACCTTCTCCGCATGTTGGTGTGCCTCACTGCAGTGACTTGTGACCGGGTCTACGTCCACCCTTTCAATCTGTTTTCTTTCGACAAGAGTACCTGTGAGGAGCTGGAAAGCCTGGtccaggaaggaaagaaaacttttgtCCCTGTCTCGATCGAGTCTCAAACCACACCTGCCTATGAAGATGACCTGAATGACAAGGACAAGCTGGAAGCCCCGAGCATGAGTGGCTCGGGGGGGCAGAAACTGAGCTACCTGAAGGACTTTGTCTACGTCCTGGGCGCGCGGTTTTATGGCAAGCTGCGGGAGGTGCGGCGGGGCGAAAACGTGCTCCTGTCCCCAACCAGTCTTTATGGCTCCTTGGCGTCTTTCTACCTGGGTGCCTCAAACCAGACGGCAGCTGATTTACAGGGTTTGCTGGGATTTGTTCCCCCCTCTGGAAACCCTGACTGCACCTCCAGGGTGGATGGACACAAAGTCCTTTCCAGCCTGAGGACAATCGAAAGCCTTATTAAGAGCAGGGACGAGGAGCTGCTCTTTTCCAAGACGCTCTGCCTGTTCTCTGCTCCCGGCGTGCCTCTATCCCAGCTGTTCGTGCAGGACTTGCTCCCCTCTGCTGATGCTCTCTATGCCCGAGCTGTTGATTTTACAAACCCAAACGAAGCAGCGAAACAAATAAACGCCTTTGTGGAGGCCAAAAGCAAGGGCCAAAGCAAGTGTTTACTGACAGACATCGATCCATCCGCCGACCTGCTGTTTGCAGTGGACGTCCGCTTGGCAG tgacCATCGAGCAAGCCTCCCGGCTCAAAGAGCCTCAGGAATTCTGGGTGGATTCGCACACGAAGGTCTCGGTCCCGATGTTGTCAGTCACGGGGACATTCAAGTACAGAACTGACGCCAGCGGGAGTTTTTCTGTGGTGGAAGTCCCCATCAGCAAGACAgcgctgctggtgctgctgcagcccgtCAATGGCAGCGACTTGGAGCATGTGGAGTCGGAGCTGTTGTTGCAGTCCTCGGCCTGGCTTCAGCCGCTGTCCCCGAG agaaattaaattaacgCTGCCGGAGTTGACAATAGAAGGCAGCTCCGACCTACAGGAGCTTCTTGCAGAGATGGGACTGCCTGcgctgctggggaagggagcagaTCTCAGTAAAATTAGTGACGCCAATCTAACACTTGGAAAG GTAATAAATAAAGCCTTTTTCAAACTGACCAGTGATGGAACAGATCAGCCAGAAGACCCCACAGCACAGAAGGAAGATTTGGTGTTCCTGGAAGTAACGCTGAACAAGCCATTCCTTTTGGCCGTTTTCGAAGAGAAGTCAAGGGCAATGCTTTTCCTTGGCAGAGTAACAAACCCACTGCACGGGCTTTAA